The Claveliimonas bilis genome window below encodes:
- a CDS encoding sensor histidine kinase: MKNVLKLARRLVLTLLCVFGLLPILNLVVLFSVTYGFQSNGRPYSTAEEVAAGLTKTADGYRLPEEIENRLKEEHVWAFFAEDATGKVLWHTDNLPEEMPLTCTPSMAAELTRGYFQDSPTFPAAADGGLVIIGYPKQTFWKHLYPAWDYNMVKYAVPFAVIMIAVNIGIVIFIYLFTDMKLLKSVGPIVEGVENLAKGRSAYIPKKGLLSDIAGSLNQASEILQSRNRELRKKETARANWIAGVSHDIRTPLSMIMGYAGHLLGDANLTDRQKKELDVICRQSQRMKNLVNDLNLASKLEYNMQPTDLEEINIVAVVRQTVVDFINTDPEEKYPIQWLTEDSLGICLVEADKGLIGRAAGNLLQNSINHNPEGCSIYVTVEKDKDRCRIRVEDDGQGITEEQLEKLNHEPHYMMCDENVTGQRHGLGLLIVRQIAQVHGGTMQIGHSRYGGFEVIIDLPCRTETSEQRVSY, translated from the coding sequence ATGAAAAACGTATTAAAATTAGCTCGAAGGCTTGTTTTGACTTTGCTTTGTGTATTTGGGCTTCTGCCGATCTTAAATCTTGTTGTTCTGTTTAGTGTAACATACGGCTTTCAGTCTAATGGCCGTCCTTACAGTACGGCAGAAGAGGTGGCGGCAGGGCTTACGAAGACTGCAGACGGATATCGCTTGCCGGAGGAGATAGAGAACAGGCTGAAAGAGGAACATGTGTGGGCTTTTTTCGCTGAAGATGCAACGGGGAAAGTGCTGTGGCATACCGACAATCTTCCGGAAGAGATGCCGCTGACCTGTACTCCTTCCATGGCAGCAGAACTGACAAGGGGCTACTTCCAGGACAGCCCCACTTTCCCGGCAGCAGCAGATGGAGGGCTTGTGATTATCGGATACCCAAAGCAGACATTTTGGAAACATCTTTATCCCGCCTGGGATTATAATATGGTCAAATATGCCGTTCCATTTGCTGTTATCATGATCGCTGTGAATATCGGAATTGTAATATTTATTTATCTTTTTACAGATATGAAGCTTTTGAAATCTGTGGGGCCTATTGTGGAAGGGGTAGAGAATCTGGCAAAGGGCAGATCAGCCTATATTCCCAAGAAAGGGCTGCTTTCTGATATTGCAGGCAGTTTGAATCAGGCTTCTGAGATTCTTCAGTCCAGGAACAGGGAACTGCGGAAAAAAGAAACGGCAAGGGCAAACTGGATTGCCGGGGTATCCCATGATATCAGAACGCCGCTTTCCATGATCATGGGATATGCGGGACATCTTCTGGGAGATGCCAATCTTACGGACCGACAGAAAAAAGAGCTGGATGTGATCTGCCGCCAGAGCCAGAGGATGAAAAATCTTGTCAATGACCTGAATCTTGCCTCTAAGCTGGAATACAATATGCAGCCTACTGATTTGGAGGAAATAAATATTGTTGCGGTTGTGAGACAGACGGTAGTGGATTTTATCAATACAGATCCGGAGGAGAAATATCCGATACAATGGCTGACAGAGGATTCCCTTGGCATCTGTCTGGTGGAGGCTGACAAGGGGCTGATCGGGCGGGCAGCCGGGAATCTGCTTCAGAATAGCATCAATCATAACCCGGAGGGATGTTCCATTTATGTAACGGTAGAGAAAGACAAGGACCGGTGCCGGATCCGGGTGGAAGACGACGGTCAGGGAATTACAGAAGAACAGCTGGAGAAACTGAACCATGAGCCCCATTATATGATGTGCGATGAAAACGTGACGGGACAGCGTCATGGACTGGGCCTTCTGATCGTCCGGCAGATTGCACAGGTGCATGGAGGAACCATGCAGATCGGACACAGCAGATATGGAGGATTTGAAGTCATCATTGATCTGCCCTGCAGGACGGAAACTTCGGAACAAAGAGTTTCCTATTGA
- a CDS encoding ABC transporter ATP-binding protein: MNIIETHNLTKTYGSFTAVHHLNLHIKKGTVYGFLGPNGAGKSTTMKMFLGLTRPTAGGFLINGLQYPKDRMTILKNVGSLIEEPAFYGNLSGRENLEIIRRILKLPKNSVDDALELTGLTQFSNRPAKKYSLGMKQRLGLAGALLGRPPLLILDEPTNGLDPVGIHEIRSLIRSLPEKLGCTVLVSSHLLPEIELMADDVGILNRGRLLFEGSMEKLREEAAMKGFPSDNLEETFLALVDEDNRKRRHMQ; this comes from the coding sequence ATGAATATCATTGAAACACACAATCTCACAAAGACATACGGAAGTTTCACAGCGGTTCACCACCTGAACCTCCATATAAAGAAGGGAACTGTCTACGGTTTTCTTGGCCCTAACGGCGCTGGAAAGTCCACAACTATGAAAATGTTTCTCGGCCTTACCCGTCCTACAGCCGGAGGATTTCTGATCAATGGGCTGCAGTATCCAAAAGACCGGATGACAATTCTCAAAAATGTGGGATCGTTGATCGAGGAACCTGCCTTTTACGGGAATTTAAGCGGCCGGGAAAATCTGGAAATTATCCGGCGGATCCTGAAGCTTCCAAAAAATTCCGTGGACGACGCCCTGGAGCTTACCGGCCTGACCCAGTTTTCCAACCGTCCGGCAAAAAAATATTCCCTGGGCATGAAGCAGCGCCTCGGTCTTGCCGGCGCCCTCTTGGGAAGACCGCCCCTTCTCATTCTGGATGAACCTACCAACGGTCTGGATCCGGTAGGCATCCACGAGATCCGCTCTCTGATCCGTTCCCTTCCGGAGAAACTGGGCTGTACCGTACTGGTATCATCCCACCTTCTTCCGGAAATCGAACTGATGGCAGATGATGTGGGGATCCTGAACCGGGGCAGACTGCTGTTTGAAGGAAGTATGGAAAAATTAAGAGAGGAAGCTGCGATGAAGGGATTCCCTTCTGACAATCTGGAAGAAACTTTTCTCGCTCTCGTCGATGAGGACAACAGGAAACGGAGGCATATGCAATGA
- a CDS encoding J domain-containing protein, which translates to MKDCTYYDLLGVPMDADEKEIADAKNFLVKKMHPDANVNCSFDTTSYIQNVLTAYRILSDPNSRRIYDRRIRNPIRRETAAERAEEQSRPLSPNFAPYWEAGNKLNGLVTESALLLKPKRFGRQEPDEERLTAIAGEAYPHIQVLEQGEIPRQYWFSHAMNWLLFQWSQNRDLPYALLYSMYDSYLEQCKSALEKRKITSQASLFLNNLDKLITYRQLG; encoded by the coding sequence ATGAAAGACTGTACTTATTATGATCTTCTTGGTGTTCCTATGGATGCAGACGAAAAAGAAATCGCAGACGCCAAGAATTTTTTAGTGAAAAAAATGCATCCGGATGCCAATGTAAATTGCAGCTTTGATACGACTTCTTATATACAAAATGTGCTGACTGCTTATCGGATTTTAAGCGATCCTAACAGCCGGCGGATTTACGACCGCCGCATCAGAAATCCAATCCGAAGAGAGACAGCGGCCGAAAGAGCTGAGGAGCAAAGCAGACCTCTGTCCCCTAATTTTGCTCCTTACTGGGAAGCCGGCAACAAGCTGAACGGCCTGGTGACCGAAAGCGCTCTTCTTTTGAAACCGAAACGTTTTGGCAGACAGGAGCCGGATGAGGAACGGCTGACGGCTATTGCCGGTGAGGCTTATCCCCACATACAGGTTCTGGAACAGGGTGAAATTCCCCGGCAATACTGGTTCTCTCACGCTATGAACTGGCTGCTGTTCCAGTGGAGCCAGAACAGGGATCTTCCTTATGCGCTTCTTTATTCTATGTATGACAGCTATCTGGAACAATGTAAATCTGCTTTGGAAAAACGGAAAATCACCAGCCAGGCTTCTTTATTTTTAAACAACCTGGATAAGCTCATTACATACAGACAATTAGGTTAA
- a CDS encoding response regulator transcription factor: MGQEYLKRKRILLVDDEKELLDMVYSILKEEGYSSIRTASTQKEAVETARSFHPELAVLDVMLPDGNGFSLFEKLREMEDYPVLFLTACGEDEDKFKGLGLGADDYLVKPFLPRELTLRIGAILRRSYRNENPLVELKGCQIDFDRAEVVKDGEKVALTAKEFEILGALYRNAGRIVTIDALCEAAWGENTYGYENSLMAHIRRIREKIEADPSHPASLITVKGLGYKLMTEDGQRGAVR; this comes from the coding sequence ATGGGTCAGGAATATTTGAAGAGGAAACGGATCCTCCTTGTGGATGACGAGAAGGAACTTTTAGATATGGTATATTCTATTTTAAAGGAGGAGGGCTATAGCAGTATCCGCACTGCTTCCACCCAGAAGGAGGCGGTGGAGACGGCCCGTTCCTTCCATCCGGAGCTGGCTGTTCTGGATGTGATGCTGCCGGATGGAAATGGCTTTTCTCTCTTTGAAAAGTTAAGAGAGATGGAAGACTATCCGGTTCTCTTTCTCACTGCATGCGGGGAGGATGAAGATAAGTTCAAGGGACTGGGACTTGGGGCGGATGACTATCTGGTAAAGCCTTTTCTACCCAGGGAACTGACTTTGAGGATAGGAGCTATCCTTCGACGGAGCTATAGAAATGAGAATCCCCTTGTCGAGCTGAAAGGATGTCAGATTGATTTTGACCGGGCAGAAGTTGTAAAGGATGGGGAGAAGGTTGCTCTTACCGCAAAGGAGTTTGAAATCCTCGGGGCCCTGTATCGGAATGCAGGCAGGATCGTGACCATTGACGCTTTGTGTGAGGCGGCCTGGGGTGAGAATACTTATGGTTATGAAAATTCTCTGATGGCCCATATCCGGCGTATCCGTGAAAAGATTGAGGCAGATCCGTCTCATCCGGCATCATTGATCACAGTGAAGGGGCTGGGATATAAACTGATGACGGAGGATGGGCAGAGGGGAGCGGTAAGATGA
- the ispG gene encoding flavodoxin-dependent (E)-4-hydroxy-3-methylbut-2-enyl-diphosphate synthase, translating to MTRNETKQIRIGDVWIGGGNKVAIQSMTNTKTEDVKSTVDQIHRLEKAGCEIIRCAVPTMEAAQALKEIKRQIHIPLVADIHFDYRLAIAAIENGADKIRINPGNIGSKDRVQAVIDKAKEFQIPIRVGVNSGSLEKPLVEKYGGVTAEGIVESAMDKVHMIEEMGYDNLVVSIKSSDVLMCVKAHEEIAKVCPYPLHVGITESGTLLSGNIKSAVGLGIILNQGIGDTIRVSLTGDPAEEIKSAKLILRTLGLRKGGIEVVSCPTCGRTKIDLIGLANQVENMVADIPLDLKVAVMGCVVNGPGEAREADIGIAGGIGEGLLIKKGQVVKKVKEEELLDTLRWELMHWND from the coding sequence ATGACAAGGAACGAGACAAAACAGATCAGAATCGGAGACGTCTGGATCGGCGGCGGAAACAAAGTTGCCATTCAGTCCATGACAAATACAAAGACAGAAGATGTGAAAAGTACGGTGGATCAGATACATCGTCTGGAAAAGGCCGGATGTGAGATCATCCGCTGTGCAGTTCCGACGATGGAGGCTGCACAGGCACTTAAAGAGATCAAGAGACAGATTCATATTCCTCTGGTGGCGGATATTCATTTTGATTATCGCCTGGCCATTGCAGCCATTGAAAACGGGGCGGATAAGATTCGGATCAATCCGGGAAATATTGGTTCTAAAGACAGGGTGCAGGCAGTGATTGACAAGGCGAAGGAATTTCAGATTCCCATCCGTGTGGGAGTAAACAGCGGTTCTTTGGAGAAACCTCTTGTAGAAAAGTACGGAGGAGTTACGGCAGAGGGGATCGTGGAGAGCGCCATGGACAAGGTACATATGATCGAGGAGATGGGTTATGACAATCTGGTAGTCAGTATCAAATCTTCCGATGTTCTGATGTGCGTAAAAGCCCATGAGGAAATTGCGAAGGTATGTCCGTATCCTCTTCATGTGGGAATTACCGAGTCAGGGACGTTACTCTCCGGAAATATTAAGTCTGCAGTTGGTCTTGGCATTATTCTCAACCAGGGGATCGGGGATACCATTCGCGTATCTCTTACCGGAGACCCGGCAGAAGAGATCAAAAGCGCGAAGCTGATCCTTCGCACGCTGGGCCTGCGAAAGGGAGGAATAGAAGTTGTATCCTGCCCCACATGCGGAAGAACCAAGATCGATCTGATCGGACTTGCCAATCAGGTGGAAAATATGGTGGCAGATATTCCTCTGGATCTGAAGGTGGCTGTTATGGGCTGTGTGGTAAACGGGCCCGGAGAGGCCAGGGAAGCAGACATCGGTATTGCGGGAGGAATCGGTGAGGGCCTTCTGATCAAAAAAGGTCAGGTTGTGAAAAAAGTAAAAGAAGAGGAACTTTTAGACACACTTAGATGGGAGCTTATGCACTGGAATGACTAA
- a CDS encoding ABC transporter permease, protein MNILSLTTMEFYKIKRSKILLLLTVPLIILWLPNVINAHMSAEPVMEGISPANNFLIQSFMGYVWFILPASIIVCTVMLQQMERTNRGILKMLALPLHPSALSLSKFSVLLSLTALQCALMTGCYLLCSRIASVYTGADLTSPLRTALPLAVSVFLSALPMTALYWMLAVILKTPVFSMVLGLATMVPSVLFINTKVWFLYPTCYPFYVITQKYGQLAGDTAQKIDLLPWIPAAASIFILCLLLSCLFFGHGEKKH, encoded by the coding sequence ATGAATATTCTTTCCCTTACCACAATGGAATTTTATAAGATCAAACGTTCTAAAATCCTGCTGCTTCTGACGGTTCCTCTCATCATTTTGTGGCTTCCCAATGTGATAAACGCGCACATGAGTGCAGAACCTGTCATGGAAGGAATTTCTCCGGCAAATAATTTTCTCATCCAGAGTTTTATGGGATACGTATGGTTCATTCTGCCAGCCAGCATTATTGTATGTACAGTCATGCTGCAGCAAATGGAACGGACAAATCGGGGAATCCTCAAAATGCTGGCTCTCCCCCTTCATCCGTCCGCCCTTTCCTTATCCAAATTCAGTGTGCTGTTGTCTCTTACCGCACTGCAGTGTGCCCTTATGACAGGGTGTTACCTTCTCTGTTCCCGGATCGCCTCCGTATACACCGGCGCCGACCTGACCAGTCCCTTAAGGACAGCTCTTCCACTTGCAGTTTCCGTATTTTTGTCCGCTCTTCCTATGACGGCTCTGTACTGGATGCTGGCCGTAATCCTCAAGACTCCCGTCTTTTCTATGGTCCTGGGGCTTGCCACCATGGTTCCCAGCGTCCTTTTCATCAACACAAAAGTATGGTTTCTGTACCCGACCTGCTATCCTTTTTACGTAATTACGCAAAAATATGGGCAGCTGGCCGGTGATACCGCGCAAAAGATTGACCTTCTGCCATGGATACCGGCTGCTGCCTCTATTTTCATTCTGTGTCTCTTACTCTCCTGTCTCTTTTTCGGACATGGCGAAAAGAAACACTAA
- a CDS encoding ABC transporter permease, translating into MKLSIELKKLKSTGLILAILTGGMAAALLPVLNTWFRTELFTSLPDSPLVVLLDANSQMMIMLNLILMICGSCILYHTEYSEHALRKMLSLPITPESLYLQKAVILILGLLFLLILESSALVFCTAHWFTITEDFWILLLKNALYSAFLSLPSILLMLLIASACQNMWVSLGTGVIFLSLASSLTEGPFLLRLCPFITPFQTLVQTEGEALSYIGGAAAEILILGITAVIFTRRRRYTI; encoded by the coding sequence ATGAAACTTTCCATCGAACTTAAAAAATTAAAATCCACCGGATTGATTTTGGCCATCCTGACCGGAGGTATGGCAGCGGCGCTGCTCCCTGTTCTGAACACCTGGTTTCGCACGGAGCTTTTTACCTCTTTGCCTGATTCTCCCCTTGTCGTTCTTCTGGATGCCAACAGCCAGATGATGATCATGCTCAATCTGATCTTAATGATCTGCGGTTCCTGTATCCTGTACCACACGGAATATTCCGAACATGCCCTGCGCAAAATGCTTTCCCTGCCTATAACGCCGGAAAGTCTTTACCTGCAAAAAGCCGTGATTCTGATTCTTGGTCTTCTCTTTCTGCTGATCCTGGAGAGCAGCGCCCTTGTTTTCTGCACGGCACACTGGTTCACCATCACAGAGGATTTTTGGATATTACTTTTAAAAAATGCACTCTACAGCGCGTTTCTTTCTCTCCCCAGTATCCTGCTCATGCTGCTGATCGCTTCTGCCTGCCAGAATATGTGGGTGTCCCTGGGAACCGGCGTCATTTTCCTTTCTCTGGCATCCTCCCTGACAGAAGGGCCATTTCTTCTCAGACTCTGTCCCTTCATCACACCCTTTCAGACACTGGTTCAGACAGAAGGAGAAGCTCTTTCCTACATCGGCGGCGCTGCTGCCGAAATCCTCATCCTGGGGATAACCGCTGTTATTTTTACTCGTAGAAGGAGGTACACCATATGA
- a CDS encoding PolC-type DNA polymerase III, whose product MTKTFFEVFPTLKVNEEIRMMFEGVEVTKVASNSTRDFIRVYIFSRHLIQKKRIYEVETMIKEQLFARTKIRIEVREQYELSAQYTPENLMREYFDSLLLEAERKSVVEKNMLQSSTYSFENGNILCLKMEDTVIAEGKKDSVVQLLQTVFNDRFHVPVEVRVIYEKPKESKLKYNELKLQKEVEAIVEKNQSLRKERLLRQQKAGEEKEEKKEEQAKSKEPRSKAGQENPRKSGGFQKGGGFPKREFSSFRKSDDPNIIYGREFDDEAIELENVVGEMGEITIRGKVISFDTREIRNEKTILMYAVTDFTDTIMVKMFVRNEQLPDMLGEIKPGAFLKIKGVTTIDKFDGELTIGSVTGIRKIPDFTVSKKDTAPEKRVELHCHTKMSDMDGVSEVKDIVKRAHDWGHKAIAITDHGVVQGFPDANHYIETLDKDDPFKVIYGVEAYLVDDLTDVAVHEKGQNVKDTYVVFDIETTGFSPVSDKIIEIGAVKVEKGKITDRFSTFVNPRVPIPFRITQLTSITDAMVIDAPGIEEALPAFLAFVGDAALVAHNASFDVSFIEENCRCQGIQPDFTSVDTVAMARILLPTLARFKLNIVAKALNISLENHHRAVDDAGATAEIFVKFVEMLEERGIHTLKALNEFGANNADAVKKLPSYHAIILARNDIGRTNLYTLISKSHLEYFARHPRIPKSEFSKYREGLILGSACEAGELYQAILDDKSEERIAGIVNYYDYLEIQPLGNNAFMIDSEKISKVQSKEDLKEINRQIIRLGEKFNKPVVATCDVHFLDPENEVYRRIIMAGKGFSDADDQAPLYLRTTDEMLEEFEYLGSAKAREVVIDNPNMIADWVEKISPVRPDKCPPVIPNSDQMLRDICYNKAHEMYGEDLPEVVTERLERELNSIISNGFAVMYIIAQKLVWKSVEDGYLVGSRGSVGSSFVATMAGITEVNPLSPHYYCSHCHYSDFDSEEVRKYAGGCGMDMPDKKCPVCGEMLKKDGFDIPFETFLGFKGNKEPDIDLNFSGDYQSNAHKYTEVIFGDGQTYRAGTIGTLADKTAFGFVKNYFEERGARKRICEIDRIVQGCTGIRRSTGQHPGGIIVLPLGENINSFTPVQHPANDMGTDIVTTHFDYHSIDHNLLKLDILGHDDPTMIKTLEEFISSPAMENEYNETDNRFDATKIPLDDPGVMSLFQGTEVLGIKPSDIGGCPVGCLGIPEFGTDFVIQMVVDTKPQTLSDLIRISGLSHGTDVWLNNAQDLILSGKATISTAICTRDDIMTYLINKGMDSEESFTIMERVRKGAVAKGKCKEWPDFKKDMTEHGVPDWYIWSCEQIKYMFPKAHAAAYVMMAYRIAYCKINYPLAYYAAYFGIRADAFSYELMCQGKEQLNFYINDYMRRKDSLSKKEQDTLKDMRIVQEMYARGFEFVPIDIYKAKASRFQIVDGKLMPPLSSIEGMGDKAAEAVEAASEQGPYLSRDDFRQRTKVSKTVIDLMNDLGLFGDIPESNQLSLFDF is encoded by the coding sequence ATGACTAAAACGTTTTTTGAAGTATTTCCTACTTTAAAAGTAAATGAAGAGATCAGAATGATGTTTGAAGGAGTGGAGGTGACAAAAGTCGCCTCCAATTCCACGCGGGATTTTATACGTGTCTACATTTTCAGCCGTCACCTTATACAGAAAAAACGGATCTATGAAGTGGAGACGATGATAAAAGAGCAGCTCTTTGCCCGAACAAAGATCCGCATTGAAGTAAGAGAACAGTATGAGTTGTCTGCGCAGTATACTCCGGAAAATCTGATGCGGGAATATTTTGACAGTCTGCTTCTGGAGGCGGAGAGAAAAAGCGTGGTGGAAAAAAATATGCTGCAAAGTTCCACCTACTCTTTTGAAAACGGAAATATCCTTTGCCTGAAAATGGAAGATACAGTCATTGCTGAAGGCAAAAAAGATTCAGTCGTCCAGCTTCTTCAGACGGTATTCAACGACCGTTTTCACGTACCGGTTGAAGTGCGCGTGATATATGAAAAGCCCAAGGAAAGCAAGCTGAAATACAATGAGCTGAAACTTCAAAAAGAAGTGGAGGCTATTGTAGAGAAAAATCAGTCCCTTCGAAAAGAGCGGCTTCTTAGGCAGCAAAAAGCCGGGGAAGAAAAGGAAGAAAAGAAGGAAGAACAGGCAAAATCCAAGGAGCCGCGGAGCAAGGCGGGACAGGAGAACCCACGCAAAAGCGGAGGTTTCCAAAAAGGCGGCGGCTTTCCCAAACGGGAGTTTTCTTCCTTCCGGAAATCAGACGACCCGAATATCATATACGGACGGGAGTTTGACGATGAGGCCATTGAGCTGGAGAACGTGGTCGGCGAGATGGGCGAGATTACCATTCGGGGAAAAGTCATCAGCTTTGACACACGGGAAATCCGCAATGAAAAGACTATCCTTATGTATGCAGTGACAGATTTTACAGATACTATTATGGTAAAAATGTTTGTGCGCAACGAACAGCTGCCGGATATGCTGGGAGAGATAAAACCGGGGGCTTTTCTGAAGATCAAGGGTGTCACTACTATTGATAAATTTGACGGGGAGCTTACCATCGGCTCTGTGACCGGCATACGCAAGATTCCGGATTTTACTGTATCCAAGAAAGATACAGCGCCGGAGAAGCGTGTGGAGCTCCACTGTCATACGAAGATGAGCGATATGGACGGAGTGTCCGAGGTGAAGGATATCGTGAAGCGCGCCCACGACTGGGGGCATAAGGCAATTGCTATCACCGACCATGGAGTTGTCCAGGGATTCCCTGACGCAAACCATTACATAGAGACTTTGGATAAGGATGACCCTTTTAAGGTTATTTACGGAGTAGAGGCCTATCTTGTGGACGATCTGACCGATGTGGCTGTCCATGAAAAAGGACAGAATGTAAAGGATACGTATGTAGTATTCGATATTGAAACAACAGGGTTCAGCCCTGTTTCAGACAAAATTATAGAGATCGGTGCAGTGAAAGTGGAAAAAGGGAAAATTACAGACAGATTCAGTACCTTTGTAAACCCCAGAGTGCCGATTCCCTTCAGGATCACTCAGCTTACCAGTATCACTGATGCCATGGTTATTGATGCACCGGGGATTGAAGAGGCTTTGCCGGCGTTCCTCGCCTTTGTGGGGGACGCAGCTTTGGTAGCTCATAACGCATCTTTTGATGTCAGTTTTATTGAGGAGAACTGCCGCTGTCAGGGAATCCAGCCGGATTTCACTTCTGTGGATACGGTGGCGATGGCCCGGATCCTTCTGCCGACTCTGGCCCGGTTCAAACTGAATATTGTGGCAAAGGCCCTGAATATTTCTCTGGAAAATCATCACCGGGCAGTGGACGATGCAGGAGCTACAGCGGAAATATTTGTAAAATTTGTGGAAATGCTGGAGGAAAGAGGGATCCATACTTTAAAAGCCCTGAACGAATTCGGCGCCAACAATGCAGATGCCGTGAAGAAGCTGCCCTCTTATCATGCCATCATTCTTGCAAGAAACGACATTGGACGGACAAACCTTTATACACTGATCTCCAAATCTCATCTGGAATACTTTGCGCGGCATCCCCGGATTCCCAAGAGTGAATTTTCCAAATACCGGGAAGGTCTGATCCTGGGAAGCGCCTGTGAAGCGGGAGAACTCTATCAGGCTATTTTAGATGATAAATCAGAGGAGCGGATCGCAGGGATTGTAAATTACTATGATTATCTGGAAATCCAGCCGCTTGGAAACAATGCCTTTATGATCGACAGCGAGAAGATCAGCAAAGTACAGTCCAAGGAGGATCTTAAGGAGATCAACCGTCAGATCATACGCCTGGGTGAGAAGTTCAATAAGCCGGTGGTTGCCACCTGCGACGTGCATTTTCTGGATCCGGAAAATGAGGTTTACCGGAGGATCATCATGGCCGGAAAAGGATTCTCCGACGCTGATGACCAGGCGCCGCTTTACCTCCGGACGACCGATGAAATGCTGGAAGAATTTGAATATCTTGGTTCTGCCAAGGCGAGAGAAGTTGTCATTGACAATCCCAATATGATCGCTGACTGGGTGGAGAAGATATCGCCTGTGCGTCCGGATAAATGTCCGCCGGTCATCCCAAACTCCGATCAGATGTTAAGAGATATCTGTTACAACAAGGCCCACGAAATGTACGGTGAGGACTTGCCGGAAGTAGTAACGGAACGGTTGGAGAGAGAGCTTAATTCCATTATTTCCAATGGGTTTGCCGTGATGTATATTATTGCTCAGAAGCTGGTATGGAAGTCGGTGGAAGACGGTTATCTGGTAGGTTCCCGTGGATCGGTCGGCTCTTCTTTTGTAGCCACCATGGCCGGAATCACAGAGGTAAACCCGTTAAGTCCCCACTACTACTGCAGCCATTGTCACTACAGCGACTTTGATTCAGAAGAAGTGCGGAAATATGCCGGCGGCTGCGGGATGGACATGCCGGATAAGAAATGTCCGGTGTGCGGCGAAATGCTTAAGAAGGACGGATTTGATATCCCCTTTGAGACATTTCTCGGATTTAAGGGAAATAAAGAGCCGGATATCGACCTTAACTTCTCCGGCGACTACCAGAGCAATGCGCATAAGTACACGGAGGTTATTTTCGGAGACGGGCAGACATACCGTGCAGGAACCATCGGAACCCTGGCGGATAAAACCGCCTTCGGTTTTGTAAAGAATTATTTTGAAGAGAGAGGGGCAAGAAAGCGGATCTGCGAGATTGATCGTATCGTTCAGGGATGTACCGGAATCCGGAGAAGTACCGGACAGCATCCGGGAGGAATTATAGTCCTTCCTTTGGGGGAGAATATCAACTCCTTTACTCCGGTCCAGCATCCGGCCAACGATATGGGGACAGATATCGTAACCACTCACTTTGATTACCACTCCATTGACCACAACCTTTTGAAACTGGATATTCTGGGACACGATGATCCGACTATGATCAAGACGCTGGAGGAATTTATCAGTTCCCCGGCTATGGAAAATGAATACAATGAGACGGACAACCGTTTTGACGCTACGAAGATCCCTCTGGACGATCCGGGAGTAATGAGCCTGTTCCAGGGGACAGAGGTTCTTGGCATTAAGCCGTCAGATATTGGGGGCTGCCCGGTAGGATGTCTTGGAATACCGGAGTTCGGTACGGATTTCGTTATTCAGATGGTGGTGGACACCAAACCCCAGACATTGTCAGATCTGATCCGTATTTCCGGTCTGTCCCACGGGACGGACGTATGGCTGAATAACGCCCAGGATCTGATCTTAAGCGGCAAGGCTACGATTTCTACGGCGATCTGTACCCGTGATGACATTATGACGTACCTGATCAACAAAGGGATGGACAGTGAGGAATCCTTTACGATCATGGAGAGAGTGCGTAAAGGGGCGGTGGCCAAAGGAAAATGTAAGGAATGGCCGGATTTTAAAAAGGATATGACGGAGCACGGCGTTCCCGACTGGTATATCTGGTCCTGTGAACAGATCAAGTATATGTTCCCCAAGGCTCACGCGGCGGCCTATGTTATGATGGCATACCGTATCGCTTACTGCAAGATCAATTATCCGCTGGCATATTATGCGGCGTATTTCGGTATCCGTGCAGACGCCTTTTCCTATGAGTTAATGTGCCAGGGAAAGGAGCAGCTGAATTTCTATATCAACGACTACATGAGACGGAAGGATTCCCTGAGCAAAAAAGAGCAGGATACCCTGAAAGATATGCGCATTGTACAGGAAATGTACGCGAGAGGATTTGAGTTCGTGCCAATTGATATTTACAAGGCTAAGGCGTCCCGTTTTCAGATCGTGGACGGCAAACTGATGCCGCCTCTCTCCAGCATTGAAGGAATGGGAGATAAGGCGGCAGAAGCAGTGGAAGCTGCTTCCGAGCAGGGACCGTATTTAAGCCGGGATGATTTCCGGCAGAGAACCAAGGTAAGTAAAACAGTGATCGATCTGATGAACGATCTGGGACTTTTCGGGGATATACCGGAGAGCAACCAGTTATCACTCTTTGACTTTTAG